One Clupea harengus chromosome 11, Ch_v2.0.2, whole genome shotgun sequence DNA window includes the following coding sequences:
- the chtopb gene encoding chromatin target of PRMT1b codes for MSSQGTAKVQLKSTTKVSLNDRFTSMLKNKQPPSVNVRATIQQQHSATARNRRLAQQMENRTSVQAALQTKPARSLKQRLGVQARLGVQARGGFATRGFATRGFAARGFATRGFATRGFAAARGGMMTRGFAATGFRGMMRGGVRGRGRGVFLRGAMSLRGVTRGRGGPTRLAGRRGMRQRGGQVNRAGVLVSRGAAGMGGRGRGRGRGVGLRGRGAFAGRGGGRGRSRGGGRGAGRGGGQGAGRGAGGGALTREQLDNQLDDYMSKTKGHLDAELDAYMAQAEDME; via the exons ATGAGCTCTCAAGGAACAGCGAAAGTTCAGCTGAAAAGCACGACCAAAGTGTCTTTAAATGATCG CTTCACTAGCATGCTGAAGAACAAGCAGCCTCCTTCAGTAAATGTGAGGGCCACCATCCAACAGCAGCATTCGGCCACTGCTCGGAACCGAAGGCTCGCCCAGCAAATGGAGAACCGCACCTCCGTTCAGGCTGCCCTGCAGACCAAACCAGCGAGG AGTCTAAAACAACGGCTAGGTGTCCAGGCACGGCTGGGTGTCCAGGCCCGAGGAGGTTTTGCAACCAGAGGTTTTGCGACGAGGGGTTTCGCTGCCAGGGGTTTCGCGACCAGAGGTTTTGCGACCAGAGGATTCGCAGCCGCCCGAGGAGGAATGATGACCAGGGGCTTCGCAGCGACAGGCTTCCGAGGGATGATGCGAGGTGGTGTCCGTGGACGTGGCAGAGGGGTTTTCCTTAGGGGAGCCATGTCCTTAAGAG GTGTGACCCGTGGCCGTGGAGGCCCTACTCGGCTGGCAGGGAGACGGGGCATGAGGCAGCGTGGAGGCCAGGTGAACCGAGCAGGTGTACTGGTCAGCAGAGGAGCTGCtgggatgggaggaagaggtagaggaagag GTCGTGGTGTGGGTCTTCGTGGGCGTGGTGCGTTTGCTGGTCGGGGTGGAGGACGCGGTCGTAGCCGGGGTGGTGGCCGAGGTGCTGGCCGCGGTGGTGGCCAGGGTGCTGGCCGTGGTGCTGGCGGGGGCGCCCTCACCCGGGAGCAGCTGGACAACCAGCTGGACGACTACATGTCCAAGACCAAAGGCCACCTGGACGCCGAGCTGGACGCCTACATGGCCCAGGCCGAGGACatggagtga